A part of Terriglobia bacterium genomic DNA contains:
- a CDS encoding alpha/beta fold hydrolase, which produces MPRDDILREPPAPADQRIRYGPEPEQFADLYFACDKSRAPLAINLHGGYWRAAYDLIHASPFCAALAARGINTANIEYRRVGSVWAESRPKGLPSPSWPRTFQDVRSAYRDLMQRAAELGIAAAPAVILGHSAGGQLALCLAAHEKTVRHCISLAGVLDLRRAWQLHLSNDAVVEFLGGTPEQAPEYYREASPLELNIQNARQAIVHGLADEVVPVAISRDYAAVKKNRGEQVEFVPLPKANHFDVIDPGSKAFATVADTVLRLVSGSRA; this is translated from the coding sequence ATGCCAAGAGACGACATCCTCCGCGAGCCACCTGCCCCAGCCGACCAGCGCATCCGCTACGGGCCCGAGCCGGAACAATTCGCCGATCTCTACTTCGCCTGCGACAAGTCGCGCGCCCCGCTGGCCATCAACCTCCACGGCGGATACTGGCGCGCCGCTTACGACCTCATCCACGCCAGCCCCTTCTGCGCCGCGCTGGCCGCTCGCGGCATCAACACCGCCAACATCGAATACCGGCGCGTCGGCTCGGTGTGGGCCGAGTCTCGGCCCAAAGGCCTGCCATCTCCAAGCTGGCCGCGCACCTTCCAGGATGTCCGCTCCGCCTATCGCGACCTGATGCAGCGCGCTGCTGAACTGGGCATCGCGGCCGCACCCGCCGTCATCCTCGGACATTCCGCCGGAGGCCAGTTGGCGCTCTGCCTTGCGGCCCACGAGAAGACCGTCCGCCACTGCATCTCGCTGGCCGGTGTCCTCGACCTGCGGCGGGCTTGGCAACTGCACCTCAGCAACGATGCCGTCGTCGAATTCCTCGGCGGCACCCCCGAGCAGGCGCCGGAGTACTACCGCGAAGCGTCGCCGCTGGAATTGAACATCCAGAACGCGCGCCAAGCGATCGTGCACGGCCTCGCCGACGAGGTCGTGCCCGTCGCCATCAGCCGCGATTACGCCGCAGTGAAAAAAAACCGCGGCGAGCAGGTGGAGTTCGTCCCCCTCCCGAAGGCCAACCACTTCGATGTGATTGATCCGGGGAGTAAGGCGTTTGCTACGGTTGCGGATACTGTGCTTCGGCTCGTCTCGGGCTCACGCGCTTGA
- a CDS encoding histidine triad nucleotide-binding protein: protein MIHTDCLFCNMIAGKTPCRKVFEDEQVLVIEDIRPQAPTHVLIIPKKHIRGLKEAAPEDAQIIGHSHRVAAQIARERGIEDGYRTVYNVGPRSGQSVFHLHLHLIGGRDMKWPPG from the coding sequence ATGATTCACACTGACTGCCTGTTCTGCAACATGATCGCCGGCAAGACGCCGTGCCGTAAGGTGTTCGAAGACGAGCAGGTCTTGGTCATCGAGGACATCCGCCCGCAGGCGCCCACGCACGTGCTCATCATCCCCAAGAAGCACATCCGCGGGCTCAAGGAAGCAGCACCGGAGGACGCGCAGATCATCGGGCACTCCCACCGGGTGGCGGCGCAGATCGCGCGGGAGCGCGGTATCGAGGACGGCTATCGCACGGTATACAACGTCGGGCCGCGCTCCGGCCAATCCGTCTTCCACCTGCATCTGCACTTGATCGGCGGGCGCGACATGAAGTGGCCGCCGGGATGA
- the trxB gene encoding thioredoxin-disulfide reductase, whose product MDNVKKTIIIGSGCAGLTAAIYAARANLKPLVIQGHEPGGQLSLTTLVENFPGFPEGIQGPELIENMRRQAERFGAEYLTGDLVSADLKNYPFSLQVGKDVLRAETLIIASGASARWLGLPSEHALIGHGVSSCATCDGFFFGGKDIAVVGGGDSAMEEALFLTRFATKVTLIHRREQFRASKIMLDRARAHPQIEFLLDTVVDDVYDVSKKEVTGLRLRNVKTGESWDFPTSAMFLGIGHIPNTRMFADQLDLDQDGYLITRDYVFTRVPGVFACGDVQDRRYRQAVTAAGTGCMAALEVEKFLEARGE is encoded by the coding sequence ATGGACAATGTCAAAAAGACAATCATTATCGGCTCCGGCTGCGCCGGGCTAACTGCTGCCATCTACGCCGCGCGCGCCAACCTCAAGCCGCTGGTCATTCAGGGGCACGAACCTGGCGGCCAGTTGTCGCTCACCACGCTGGTGGAAAATTTTCCCGGATTTCCCGAAGGCATCCAGGGCCCGGAGCTGATCGAAAACATGCGCCGCCAAGCCGAGCGCTTCGGCGCCGAATACCTCACCGGCGACCTCGTCAGCGCCGACCTGAAGAACTATCCGTTCTCCTTGCAGGTTGGCAAGGACGTTTTGCGCGCCGAAACTCTGATCATCGCCAGCGGGGCCTCGGCGCGCTGGCTCGGCCTGCCCAGCGAGCACGCGCTCATCGGCCACGGCGTCAGCTCCTGCGCCACCTGCGACGGTTTTTTCTTCGGCGGCAAGGATATCGCTGTCGTCGGCGGCGGCGATTCCGCCATGGAAGAAGCGCTGTTCCTCACCCGCTTCGCCACCAAGGTCACCCTGATTCACCGCCGCGAGCAGTTCCGCGCCAGCAAGATCATGCTCGACCGGGCTCGCGCTCATCCGCAGATCGAATTCTTGCTCGACACCGTAGTGGACGACGTCTACGACGTTTCCAAGAAAGAAGTGACCGGCTTGCGACTGCGCAACGTCAAGACGGGCGAGTCGTGGGACTTTCCCACCAGCGCCATGTTTCTCGGTATCGGCCACATCCCCAACACCAGAATGTTCGCCGACCAGCTCGACCTCGACCAGGACGGCTACCTCATCACCCGCGACTACGTGTTCACCCGTGTCCCCGGCGTCTTCGCGTGCGGTGACGTGCAGGATCGCCGCTACCGCCAGGCCGTCACCGCCGCCGGAACCGGCTGCATGGCCGCCCTCGAGGTCGAAAAATTCCTCGAGGCTCGTGGGGAATGA
- a CDS encoding MarR family transcriptional regulator gives MCASFRRASRALTQLYDEALRPVGLRATQFTVLQALSRAGEVSQGELGRILAMDSTTLTRTLVIMARHRWIEKDHGKDRRQRLLRLSKPGHEQLKRALPAWQDAQVLLRRRLGGAHWRELLNLTTELTKVVTT, from the coding sequence ATGTGCGCCAGCTTTCGCCGGGCGTCGCGGGCGCTCACCCAGCTCTACGACGAAGCGCTTCGGCCCGTTGGCCTGCGCGCCACCCAGTTCACCGTCTTGCAGGCACTCTCGCGGGCCGGGGAGGTATCGCAGGGCGAACTCGGCCGCATTCTGGCCATGGACAGCACGACGCTGACGCGGACGCTGGTCATCATGGCGAGACATCGCTGGATCGAGAAGGACCACGGCAAGGATCGACGGCAACGCCTGCTCCGCCTCAGCAAGCCCGGACATGAACAACTCAAGCGTGCACTTCCCGCTTGGCAGGACGCGCAAGTGCTGCTGCGCCGCCGTCTCGGAGGCGCACACTGGCGCGAACTGCTCAACCTGACCACCGAACTCACAAAGGTAGTTACAACCTAG
- a CDS encoding glycosyltransferase family 39 protein: MSSSAVEIHVDTESQPLPRIATGALIGLCAAKLLLHIFTSVRHYGYFRDELYYLDLARHLDWGYVDCAPLIALYAKAALLMGGSLAALRILPALAGTALVALSMLIARELGGGRYAQFLTGLAVLMCPGLLVMNSLLTMNAFEPLFWMGCLLVIARMLRSGDSRLWVWFGVLAGLGLENKHSTLFFGFAVTVALLLTQYRREFLKPWIWIAGALAVALFVPNLIWQIRHHFPTIEDLENVRRSGKNVVLGPLAFTKEQIIATHPILFPVWLTGLMWLLWEQRRRVLGLTFLVFFVSMETAHAKDYYLFPIYPMLFAAGGVAIERWLAARAAWTRAAVVAILLIATLPTLPLATWMLSPESYMAYTKALGFKPPKAEVNHAGPLPQPIGDQFGWPEMAREVADIYNALPPEERARTGILAGNYGEAGAMNMFGPQYGLPRAFSRHQTHWYWGPPTEDYRNFIFLQFSQEDVRDNCASWQAFDHYDRFGMAEENTPIYLCRGAKFDLRKVWSHYKHWN, translated from the coding sequence ATGTCAAGCAGCGCCGTAGAAATTCATGTTGATACCGAGAGCCAGCCGCTTCCACGCATAGCAACGGGAGCGTTGATCGGCCTGTGCGCGGCCAAGCTGCTGCTGCACATTTTCACCAGCGTGCGGCACTACGGCTACTTTCGCGACGAGCTCTACTACCTCGACTTGGCGCGGCACCTTGACTGGGGCTACGTGGATTGCGCGCCGCTGATCGCGTTGTATGCCAAGGCAGCGTTGCTGATGGGCGGATCGCTGGCGGCGCTGCGCATCCTGCCGGCGCTGGCGGGCACGGCGCTGGTGGCGCTCTCGATGCTGATCGCGCGCGAGTTGGGCGGAGGACGCTATGCCCAGTTCCTCACCGGCTTGGCCGTCCTGATGTGTCCCGGCCTGCTAGTCATGAACAGCCTGTTGACCATGAACGCGTTCGAGCCGCTGTTCTGGATGGGCTGCTTATTGGTGATCGCGCGCATGCTGCGCAGCGGCGATTCGCGCCTGTGGGTGTGGTTCGGAGTGCTCGCCGGACTGGGGCTGGAGAACAAGCACTCCACGCTGTTCTTCGGATTTGCGGTGACAGTAGCGCTCCTGCTAACCCAGTATCGGCGGGAGTTTCTGAAGCCGTGGATCTGGATTGCGGGCGCGCTCGCGGTGGCGCTATTCGTACCCAACCTGATCTGGCAAATCCGGCACCATTTCCCGACGATCGAAGACCTGGAAAACGTTCGCCGGTCAGGCAAGAACGTTGTCCTCGGTCCGCTGGCCTTTACCAAGGAACAGATCATCGCCACGCACCCAATTCTGTTCCCGGTTTGGCTGACCGGGCTCATGTGGCTGCTGTGGGAGCAACGGCGGCGCGTGCTGGGGCTGACCTTCCTGGTTTTCTTCGTGAGCATGGAAACCGCGCACGCCAAGGATTATTACCTGTTCCCGATATACCCCATGCTCTTCGCCGCCGGCGGAGTGGCGATCGAACGGTGGTTGGCGGCGCGCGCTGCATGGACGAGAGCCGCGGTGGTGGCGATCCTACTGATTGCCACCCTGCCCACACTGCCGCTGGCGACCTGGATGCTTTCGCCGGAGAGTTACATGGCGTACACGAAGGCGCTGGGGTTCAAGCCGCCCAAGGCGGAGGTCAATCACGCGGGCCCGTTGCCGCAGCCGATCGGAGACCAGTTCGGGTGGCCGGAAATGGCGCGTGAGGTCGCCGACATTTACAACGCACTACCGCCGGAGGAGCGCGCCCGGACCGGCATCCTGGCCGGCAACTACGGCGAGGCCGGCGCCATGAACATGTTCGGTCCCCAGTATGGCCTCCCGCGCGCATTCTCCCGCCACCAGACTCACTGGTACTGGGGCCCGCCCACCGAGGACTACCGCAATTTCATCTTTCTGCAGTTCAGTCAGGAAGATGTCCGGGACAATTGTGCGAGTTGGCAGGCGTTCGATCATTACGACCGCTTCGGGATGGCGGAAGAAAACACGCCTATCTATCTATGCCGGGGCGCGAAGTTCGACCTGCGAAAGGTCTGGAGCCACTACAAGCACTGGAATTAG
- a CDS encoding sigma-70 family RNA polymerase sigma factor, with the protein MAEFKPKPDSLKSGPRPAPRRPSDPQLSSPIGVRSGVSSVAIDRGLLPGDRRRSEAGLQVSAPVSYEAMTDADVMLRVKHGDDAAFEYLVTKFRRPMLSFMYRMARNSSVTEELVQEVFLRVYRSRATYNAEAKFSTWLYRIATNLAVNHARDTKYEKPELAVHLDEADSETGQTPDLADGAPSAEQVLLRQERLAAIRQHVHNLPERQRLAVLMHKYQGMDYRQIAEVLKLSESATKSLLFRAYETLREKLKDFI; encoded by the coding sequence ATGGCCGAATTCAAACCCAAACCCGACTCCCTGAAAAGCGGCCCCAGACCCGCTCCCAGGCGCCCTTCCGACCCACAACTTTCTTCCCCCATTGGGGTTAGATCAGGTGTGAGCAGCGTGGCCATCGACCGAGGGTTGCTCCCGGGCGACCGGCGTCGCAGCGAGGCGGGGTTGCAGGTATCTGCGCCGGTCAGCTATGAAGCCATGACCGACGCCGACGTCATGCTCCGCGTTAAACACGGCGACGACGCGGCCTTTGAGTACCTGGTCACCAAGTTTCGCCGCCCCATGCTGAGTTTCATGTACCGCATGGCGCGCAATAGTTCGGTGACCGAAGAGCTGGTGCAGGAAGTTTTCCTGCGGGTGTATCGCTCACGCGCCACCTACAATGCGGAAGCCAAGTTCAGCACCTGGCTGTACCGCATCGCCACCAACCTGGCGGTGAACCACGCGCGCGACACGAAGTACGAGAAGCCGGAACTAGCCGTGCACCTGGACGAGGCCGACAGCGAAACCGGGCAGACCCCTGACCTCGCCGACGGCGCTCCCTCCGCCGAACAAGTGCTGTTGCGGCAGGAGAGGCTGGCTGCGATTCGCCAGCACGTGCACAATCTGCCCGAACGCCAGCGGTTGGCCGTGCTCATGCACAAGTACCAGGGGATGGACTACCGGCAAATCGCCGAAGTGCTCAAGTTGAGCGAGTCGGCGACCAAGTCGCTGCTTTTCCGCGCCTACGAAACGCTGCGCGAGAAGCTGAAGGATTTTATTTAA
- a CDS encoding septal ring lytic transglycosylase RlpA family protein, whose product MALFSLGCGHKKEAQRLPPPPPIAPAVETPKETAKAQPAAPSNAKPLFVQMGKASWYGAPFHNRKGSNGEVYDMNALTAAHLTLPLNSIVRVTNMKTGQAVVVRITDRGPFVEDRIIDLSMAAAKAIDVWRHGTALVKLEVLQSPADIRSGGRWAVQLGGFPEEEEARRIQDKLSRRYHTAKVLAFSSPVGDWWVRVRVLGDDKHRAEEVAGSSPAAREHTFLVRLD is encoded by the coding sequence GTGGCCTTGTTTTCCCTCGGCTGCGGCCATAAGAAGGAGGCGCAGAGACTCCCGCCGCCGCCCCCGATTGCACCCGCCGTAGAAACTCCGAAGGAGACCGCGAAAGCGCAGCCGGCGGCGCCGTCCAATGCCAAGCCATTGTTTGTGCAGATGGGGAAAGCGAGTTGGTATGGCGCGCCCTTTCACAATCGCAAGGGATCCAATGGCGAAGTCTATGACATGAACGCGCTCACCGCCGCGCATCTTACGCTGCCGCTAAATTCCATCGTGCGGGTGACCAACATGAAAACCGGGCAGGCGGTAGTGGTGCGGATCACCGACCGCGGGCCCTTCGTGGAGGACCGCATCATCGATCTTTCGATGGCAGCCGCCAAGGCGATTGACGTGTGGCGGCACGGCACGGCCCTGGTCAAGCTGGAAGTCCTGCAGTCGCCGGCGGACATTCGCAGCGGCGGACGATGGGCGGTGCAACTGGGTGGCTTCCCTGAAGAAGAAGAGGCGCGCCGCATCCAGGACAAGCTCTCCCGCCGCTATCACACTGCCAAGGTGCTGGCTTTCAGCAGCCCGGTCGGCGATTGGTGGGTGCGGGTGCGCGTGCTGGGCGACGACAAGCACCGCGCCGAGGAGGTCGCCGGCAGCAGCCCCGCGGCGCGAGAGCACACGTTTCTGGTAAGACTGGACTAG
- a CDS encoding proline dehydrogenase family protein yields MLRELFIGLSTSRALRAFAERSPIGQKMSRRFVAGTTVEELLAAAEAVNAKGMAVSVDNLGENVTNAAEAEASAQLYHRLLDLITQRGLKANVSLKLTHMGLDVDPKLCEQLVCDLVDHAQRLDNFVRIDMEGAPYAQRTLDFVHELHRRYPGHTGAVLQAYMRRSEADAGKLIAGKIRIRLCKGAYKEPPEIAYQKKAEVDGNYLKLAKMLLQSGIYHGIATHDERLIQQIMLFAEKEKIARDSFEFQMLHGIRRDLQERIVREGWRMRVYIPFGTEWYPYLMRRLAERPANVFFIAKNIFRG; encoded by the coding sequence ATGCTACGGGAACTCTTCATAGGCCTCTCCACCAGCCGCGCGCTACGCGCTTTCGCTGAGCGTTCACCGATCGGGCAGAAGATGTCACGGCGCTTTGTCGCCGGCACCACCGTCGAGGAACTGCTCGCCGCCGCCGAAGCCGTCAACGCCAAAGGCATGGCCGTCAGCGTGGACAATCTTGGTGAGAACGTCACCAACGCCGCCGAGGCCGAAGCCAGCGCCCAGCTCTACCACCGGTTGCTCGACCTCATCACCCAGCGTGGTCTGAAGGCCAACGTCAGCCTCAAGCTCACCCACATGGGCCTCGATGTGGACCCCAAGCTCTGTGAACAGCTCGTCTGCGATCTCGTGGACCACGCCCAGCGCCTCGACAACTTTGTCCGCATTGACATGGAAGGCGCGCCGTACGCCCAGCGAACTCTCGATTTCGTGCACGAATTACATCGTCGTTATCCCGGCCACACCGGCGCCGTTTTGCAGGCTTACATGCGGCGTAGCGAGGCCGACGCCGGAAAGCTGATTGCCGGCAAAATCCGCATCCGCCTATGCAAGGGTGCCTACAAGGAACCACCGGAGATCGCCTATCAGAAAAAAGCCGAGGTTGACGGCAACTACCTGAAGCTCGCGAAAATGCTGCTCCAGAGCGGCATTTATCACGGCATCGCCACTCATGACGAGCGTCTCATCCAGCAGATTATGCTGTTTGCGGAAAAAGAAAAGATTGCGCGCGACTCCTTCGAGTTCCAGATGCTCCACGGCATCCGCCGCGACTTGCAGGAGCGCATCGTGCGCGAAGGCTGGCGCATGCGCGTCTACATTCCCTTCGGCACCGAGTGGTATCCGTATCTTATGCGGCGCCTCGCCGAGCGTCCCGCCAACGTCTTCTTCATCGCGAAGAACATTTTCCGGGGATAG
- a CDS encoding transglutaminase-like domain-containing protein: protein MNASGGPRHLVSCYHEVVPRDQQSGAVAEAFASLVGPHVDDERIPLDRAALTIARTEYPDLDFDPYLGRLEELARCAKARLPRVAEPGETIAALNYVLFEQEGFRGNREDYYDPRNSFLNDVLQRKLGIPITLALVYMEVARRIGFPLFGVGMPGHFLLKHYDVEGRETLIDAFNRGAIVTARECQNRLDEIYSGQLPLQPQFLLSVSRRQMLTRILNNLKNVYRAARNLRKALVVVDLICAIYPRSPEDVKQRALLRYSVGQLRGAVEDLEEYLKMSPDASDADEVRHTALSIRRSLATRN from the coding sequence ATGAACGCTTCCGGCGGCCCTCGCCATCTCGTTTCTTGCTACCATGAGGTTGTGCCGCGCGATCAACAATCCGGGGCCGTGGCGGAGGCCTTTGCCTCCCTGGTGGGCCCGCACGTCGACGATGAGCGCATTCCGCTGGATCGAGCCGCCCTGACCATTGCCCGCACCGAATACCCCGATCTCGACTTCGACCCGTATCTTGGCCGGCTCGAGGAACTGGCGCGCTGCGCAAAAGCCCGCCTGCCGCGAGTTGCGGAGCCCGGCGAAACCATCGCCGCGCTCAACTACGTGCTGTTCGAGCAGGAGGGGTTCCGCGGCAATCGCGAGGACTACTACGATCCGCGCAACTCGTTCCTTAACGACGTGCTCCAGCGCAAGCTCGGCATTCCCATCACCCTGGCGCTGGTCTACATGGAAGTCGCGCGGCGGATCGGGTTTCCGCTATTCGGTGTCGGCATGCCGGGACATTTTCTGCTCAAGCACTACGATGTCGAAGGCCGCGAAACCCTGATTGACGCGTTCAACCGCGGCGCCATCGTGACCGCGCGCGAATGTCAGAATCGGCTGGACGAAATTTATTCCGGACAACTGCCACTGCAGCCGCAGTTCCTGCTCTCGGTGAGCCGACGGCAGATGTTGACCCGCATTCTGAACAACTTGAAAAACGTGTACCGGGCGGCGCGCAATCTTCGCAAGGCTCTGGTCGTAGTGGACCTGATCTGCGCGATTTATCCGCGCTCGCCCGAGGACGTGAAGCAGCGCGCGTTGCTGCGCTACAGCGTGGGCCAGTTGCGCGGCGCAGTCGAGGATCTGGAAGAGTATCTGAAAATGTCGCCGGACGCCTCCGATGCGGATGAAGTCCGCCACACCGCGCTGTCCATCCGGCGATCCCTGGCGACGAGGAATTAG
- a CDS encoding NCS1 family nucleobase:cation symporter-1, with protein sequence MSPPKRSIESSPLYNKDLAPTDPARRTWGTYNYAALWIAMAHCIPTYMLASGLIGAGMDWKQALLTILLGNTIVLVPILLNSHAGTKYGIPFPVFARAAYGTRGSNLPALMRALVACGWFGIQAWIGGQALHVFFRVLWPGWTTAIPGNFGGHTPTEWISFLLFWGLNILVVYRGMDLLRKVENWAAPFVLVMTALLVWWALGRAHGLGPILAQKGKFATWREFWPVFVPSLSAMIGFWATLSLNMPDFTRFGRSQREQAVGQVVALPTTMTVFAFMGVVITSATAIIYGKAIWDPVELVGKFTQPWIVAISMFTVVVATLSVNIAANVVSPANDFANAFPRLITFRRGGLLTGLIGIAMQPWKLLADPSGYIFKWLLGYSGGLGSIAGVLIADYWLVRRRRLEVDDLYLGNGIYGGWNRRGIVATLLGCAAAWIGLVVPALRVLYDYSWFVGFGVSFVAYCLPEMMSKPYVEEAGERAAAD encoded by the coding sequence ATGTCTCCGCCGAAGCGCTCGATTGAATCGAGCCCGCTCTACAACAAGGACTTGGCGCCGACCGATCCGGCGCGGCGCACCTGGGGCACGTACAACTATGCCGCGCTGTGGATCGCGATGGCGCACTGCATTCCGACCTACATGCTGGCCTCAGGCCTGATCGGCGCGGGCATGGACTGGAAACAGGCTCTGCTGACGATCCTGCTCGGCAACACCATCGTGCTGGTTCCGATCCTGCTCAATTCCCATGCGGGCACCAAGTACGGCATTCCGTTTCCGGTGTTTGCGCGAGCAGCGTACGGGACGCGCGGATCGAACTTGCCGGCGCTGATGCGGGCGCTGGTGGCCTGCGGTTGGTTCGGCATACAGGCTTGGATCGGGGGGCAGGCGCTCCACGTGTTCTTCCGCGTGCTCTGGCCGGGATGGACGACGGCGATTCCCGGCAACTTCGGCGGCCACACGCCGACGGAATGGATTTCCTTCCTGCTGTTCTGGGGTCTGAATATCCTGGTGGTCTATCGGGGAATGGACCTGCTGAGAAAGGTGGAAAACTGGGCGGCGCCGTTTGTGCTGGTGATGACCGCGCTGCTGGTGTGGTGGGCGCTGGGGCGAGCGCACGGGCTCGGACCCATCTTGGCGCAGAAGGGCAAGTTCGCGACGTGGCGTGAATTTTGGCCGGTGTTCGTGCCGTCGCTCAGTGCGATGATCGGATTCTGGGCGACGCTGTCGCTGAATATGCCGGATTTCACGCGCTTCGGCCGCAGCCAGCGCGAGCAGGCGGTCGGGCAGGTGGTTGCGCTGCCGACCACGATGACGGTTTTTGCCTTTATGGGCGTGGTGATCACCAGCGCGACCGCCATCATTTATGGCAAGGCGATCTGGGACCCGGTTGAGCTGGTGGGAAAGTTCACCCAGCCGTGGATCGTGGCGATTTCGATGTTCACGGTGGTGGTAGCGACGCTGTCGGTGAACATCGCCGCCAACGTGGTTTCACCGGCCAACGATTTTGCCAACGCCTTTCCGCGGCTCATCACCTTCCGGCGCGGAGGGCTGCTGACTGGGCTGATTGGAATCGCGATGCAGCCCTGGAAGCTGCTGGCCGATCCATCGGGCTACATCTTCAAATGGCTGCTGGGATATTCCGGCGGGCTGGGCTCGATTGCGGGCGTGCTCATCGCCGACTACTGGCTTGTGCGCCGGCGGCGGCTCGAGGTTGACGATCTCTACCTGGGCAACGGCATCTATGGCGGATGGAACCGGCGCGGAATCGTCGCCACGCTGCTGGGCTGTGCCGCGGCGTGGATTGGATTGGTGGTTCCGGCGCTGCGGGTGTTGTACGACTATTCGTGGTTTGTCGGGTTCGGCGTGTCGTTCGTCGCCTATTGCCTGCCGGAAATGATGAGCAAGCCGTACGTCGAGGAAGCGGGGGAACGGGCGGCGGCGGATTAG
- a CDS encoding DUF3106 domain-containing protein: MKLGRKFIAVIGVLALSVGMAAAQGGGPPGKKGEKRKDAPPPPPVSAPRFVSPVRPQGPVFRGPGPHMGDWLRHNENLPPDQQLRKLEQDPEFLRLAPERQQRMRQRLQNFTHLPPEQKDRILQRMETFEHLPPEQRQRLREMFHQFRALPQDRQNELHRAFQQLQGLSPEERQKVLDSPEYRDNYSEQERGLLRGMSTIGITPNPNRGPQPPPR; this comes from the coding sequence ATGAAGTTGGGCCGGAAATTCATTGCCGTGATCGGGGTGCTCGCCTTGAGCGTGGGCATGGCCGCGGCTCAGGGTGGCGGTCCGCCCGGGAAAAAAGGCGAGAAGCGCAAGGACGCGCCGCCGCCGCCGCCGGTAAGCGCGCCCCGCTTCGTTTCTCCGGTACGGCCGCAAGGACCCGTGTTTCGTGGTCCTGGCCCGCACATGGGCGACTGGCTCCGCCACAATGAAAACCTTCCGCCCGACCAGCAGTTGCGCAAACTGGAGCAGGACCCAGAGTTCCTACGCCTTGCGCCCGAGCGTCAGCAGCGCATGCGCCAGCGTCTGCAGAACTTCACCCACCTTCCTCCAGAGCAGAAGGACCGCATTCTGCAGCGCATGGAGACCTTTGAGCACCTTCCTCCCGAACAGCGGCAGCGCCTGCGCGAGATGTTCCACCAGTTCCGCGCCCTGCCGCAGGACCGCCAGAATGAACTGCATCGCGCCTTCCAGCAGTTGCAGGGCTTGAGCCCCGAGGAGCGCCAGAAGGTCCTCGACTCGCCCGAGTACCGCGACAACTATTCAGAACAAGAGCGCGGCTTGCTGCGCGGCATGAGCACGATCGGCATCACACCCAATCCCAATCGCGGGCCGCAACCGCCGCCACGGTAG
- a CDS encoding allantoinase produces the protein MAKLCLVYGMRLLPSEDIEEVNDATIKLKHERTARVSLHILEGSKEDIEKQLRLSVEAFFDLYPEI, from the coding sequence ATGGCAAAACTTTGTCTAGTGTACGGAATGCGCCTGCTGCCGTCGGAGGACATCGAGGAAGTCAACGATGCAACGATCAAGCTGAAGCACGAGCGCACAGCGCGCGTCTCTTTGCACATCCTGGAAGGCAGCAAGGAAGACATCGAGAAACAACTGCGCCTCAGCGTGGAAGCATTTTTCGACCTGTACCCGGAGATTTGA
- a CDS encoding zf-HC2 domain-containing protein, producing MNCKQIRERLLDLMDGETGPGELRDHLAGCASCAAELASLRQTMGLLEEWKAPTDLSPYFMTRLRARVREEQARPANWLAWFRKPAWAVTLMVLMVASISLFQGSRDVKDNGSNRTSVALRPGTAVGDLEYLDRNHDLLADFDMLDDLEMTPATVQN from the coding sequence ATGAACTGCAAACAGATTCGCGAGCGTCTGCTGGACTTGATGGACGGAGAGACCGGTCCCGGCGAACTGCGGGACCATCTGGCCGGGTGCGCTTCCTGCGCCGCCGAACTGGCTTCCCTGCGCCAGACCATGGGGCTGTTAGAAGAGTGGAAAGCGCCGACTGACCTCAGCCCGTATTTTATGACGCGCCTACGCGCCCGTGTGCGCGAGGAGCAGGCGCGTCCCGCCAACTGGCTGGCTTGGTTTCGCAAGCCTGCCTGGGCGGTCACGTTGATGGTCCTCATGGTTGCCAGCATCAGCCTCTTCCAGGGAAGCCGGGATGTGAAGGATAATGGCTCCAATCGGACCAGTGTGGCGCTCAGGCCAGGCACCGCGGTCGGCGATCTGGAGTATCTCGACCGCAATCACGATCTGCTGGCCGATTTCGATATGCTTGACGATTTGGAAATGACACCAGCTACGGTACAGAATTAG